From a single Nostoc sp. MS1 genomic region:
- a CDS encoding Gfo/Idh/MocA family protein — MTKIAIIGVGRWGVHLLRNFLAHPQADVVAVVDPHPERLAVVKQQFNLDESILLTTQFSDLQQISGLSAVAIATPATTHYTLIKDALNQGYHVLAEKPLTLDPVECEELCQLAQHRQLILMVDHTYLFHPAVEQGQTVVQAGKLGKLRYGYAARTHLGPVRQDVDALWDLAIHDIAIFNNWLGQVPVSVQATGTVWLQSGSGEWGVGSREDETNSVNSQQSTGLADLVWVTLTYPDGFKAYIHLCWLNTDKQRRLAVVGSRGTLIFDEMSSASQLTLLHGEFERQGNLFIPVNQSREVLELKSGEPLQRVCDRFITSILHNTPPEISSGWVGTELVKILSALTASLNQGGQIISIQNSKFKIQN; from the coding sequence ATGACTAAAATCGCTATTATTGGTGTTGGACGCTGGGGAGTGCATTTGTTGCGGAATTTTTTAGCACATCCGCAAGCTGATGTTGTGGCGGTAGTTGATCCCCATCCAGAAAGGTTGGCAGTTGTTAAGCAGCAGTTTAATTTGGATGAAAGTATCCTGCTTACTACCCAATTCTCTGATTTACAGCAAATATCAGGTTTGTCAGCAGTGGCGATCGCCACTCCAGCTACTACTCACTACACTCTCATCAAAGATGCTCTCAATCAAGGCTATCATGTTCTGGCAGAAAAACCCCTTACCCTAGACCCAGTAGAGTGTGAGGAACTGTGCCAACTAGCCCAGCATCGGCAATTAATCCTCATGGTTGATCATACCTATCTATTTCACCCAGCCGTCGAACAAGGGCAAACCGTAGTTCAGGCGGGTAAATTAGGCAAGTTACGTTATGGCTACGCCGCACGCACCCATCTAGGCCCTGTCCGCCAAGACGTTGATGCTTTATGGGATTTAGCTATTCATGACATCGCCATCTTTAACAACTGGTTAGGTCAAGTTCCAGTCAGTGTGCAGGCGACTGGTACAGTTTGGCTACAAAGTGGGAGTGGGGAGTGGGGAGTAGGGAGTAGGGAAGATGAAACAAACTCAGTCAACAGTCAACAGTCAACAGGATTAGCCGATTTAGTTTGGGTAACATTAACATACCCAGATGGATTTAAGGCTTATATTCACTTATGTTGGTTAAATACTGATAAACAGCGCCGCTTGGCGGTTGTGGGTAGTCGTGGAACTTTGATTTTTGATGAAATGTCATCAGCATCACAGTTAACTTTATTACATGGTGAGTTTGAACGCCAGGGAAATTTATTTATCCCTGTGAATCAAAGTAGAGAAGTGTTGGAACTAAAATCAGGCGAACCGTTGCAGCGAGTTTGCGATCGCTTTATTACTTCCATTCTCCATAATACACCCCCTGAAATTTCCTCCGGCTGGGTAGGCACAGAATTAGTCAAAATCCTCTCAGCCTTAACAGCATCTCTCAATCAAGGCGGTCAAATTATATCAATTCAAAATTCAAAATTCAAAATTCAAAATTAA
- a CDS encoding ATP-binding protein, with amino-acid sequence MRINGQSSFRRILVTRILLLFVPVLFIGQIVALNKARSSLLKTARQNLTESAVMRGERIIGAIATLKTGILTASRTTVLQSGNAEEKEAFLMELAQALPNYIQCLQLTSVENGEVIASSCGKKEIIQIGPPVPNDGVEISNVPPPKPGTTGPRNPEDQLQLLLTTSVYNNSGQLLYTLNLESSLYKQTRNQPGSLAGSTIVIAEDGTILAHPLPELMGTNIKEHSDAKQVQSIINNAIAGRNEPINLIFQKTKELVAGYTVITDPSTVRPQQKWIIMSVTTVDNALLGLEEIKLILIVLTVGLIGASLAASLYLGPYLAGPVEELRDYALNIHSHHAARPVPHNFQIREFNQLAQAIDQMVDRLKAWSEEIETSWKEAKNANQIKSQFLATTSHELRNPLNIIINCVRLVKDGLCDNREEELEFLQRADETAIHLLGIINDLLDISKIEAGKLSVVMQPLDLRQILLEVINIQSVNVQQKGLQLKTELGTEQIPVKADAAKLKQVLINIIGNATKFTDEGGITIVTTIKTLIDGTSHVTVSIKDTGLGIEPSQQHKLFRPFVMVNGSSTRKFEGTGLGLAISRNLIELMGGTITLESAGINEGTTVKITLPIIDASSLALTNKENNSKNQKLLPGNEGIKSTNYLSGNYTEAVLSESNGNQEYCELQPLEKDCEVSLYCN; translated from the coding sequence ATGCGTATTAACGGTCAATCGTCATTTAGACGTATTTTAGTAACAAGGATTTTGCTGCTGTTTGTCCCAGTATTATTTATTGGACAGATTGTCGCCTTAAATAAGGCACGCTCTAGCTTACTCAAAACTGCTCGACAGAATCTCACAGAAAGTGCTGTCATGAGAGGAGAGAGGATAATAGGTGCGATCGCTACTCTCAAAACTGGTATATTAACTGCTAGTCGCACTACTGTTTTACAATCAGGTAATGCTGAGGAAAAAGAAGCATTTTTAATGGAGCTAGCACAAGCACTACCTAACTATATCCAGTGCTTGCAACTAACCAGCGTGGAGAATGGTGAAGTAATTGCTAGTAGCTGCGGTAAAAAAGAAATTATTCAAATTGGGCCACCAGTACCTAATGATGGCGTAGAAATCAGCAACGTTCCACCCCCAAAACCTGGAACTACTGGGCCACGCAATCCCGAAGACCAGTTACAATTATTACTTACAACTTCCGTATATAACAACTCAGGGCAATTACTATATACATTAAACCTTGAGTCATCATTGTATAAACAAACTCGTAATCAACCTGGTTCATTAGCAGGTTCCACGATAGTAATTGCTGAAGACGGAACTATATTAGCTCACCCATTACCTGAGTTGATGGGAACTAACATCAAAGAACACTCAGATGCAAAACAAGTACAAAGCATTATCAACAATGCAATTGCTGGACGTAACGAACCGATAAATTTAATTTTCCAAAAAACTAAAGAATTAGTAGCAGGTTATACAGTAATCACTGATCCTAGTACAGTACGACCGCAGCAAAAATGGATCATCATGTCTGTGACCACTGTAGATAATGCTCTACTTGGTTTAGAGGAAATTAAACTTATTCTTATTGTATTAACAGTTGGTCTAATTGGTGCAAGTTTAGCAGCATCATTATATTTGGGGCCTTACTTAGCTGGGCCTGTGGAAGAATTACGCGACTATGCTTTAAATATTCACAGCCACCACGCCGCCAGACCAGTACCCCATAATTTCCAAATTCGGGAATTTAATCAACTTGCACAAGCAATAGACCAAATGGTTGATAGACTCAAAGCTTGGTCAGAAGAAATAGAAACCTCATGGAAAGAAGCCAAGAATGCTAATCAAATTAAAAGTCAGTTTTTAGCTACAACCTCTCACGAATTACGCAATCCCTTAAACATTATTATTAATTGTGTACGTTTAGTTAAAGATGGTTTGTGTGATAACAGAGAAGAAGAACTCGAATTTCTTCAACGCGCTGATGAGACAGCCATACACCTATTAGGAATAATTAACGACTTGCTTGATATTTCTAAAATTGAAGCAGGAAAACTTTCTGTGGTTATGCAGCCTTTAGACTTAAGGCAAATACTCTTAGAAGTCATCAATATACAATCAGTAAATGTTCAACAAAAAGGCTTACAACTAAAAACTGAATTAGGTACAGAACAAATTCCCGTCAAAGCGGATGCAGCTAAACTTAAACAGGTATTAATTAATATTATTGGTAACGCCACTAAATTTACTGATGAAGGTGGTATTACAATTGTGACAACAATTAAAACTCTAATTGATGGCACATCACATGTAACAGTTAGTATTAAAGATACAGGTTTGGGTATTGAACCATCTCAACAACACAAACTATTTCGTCCCTTTGTAATGGTAAATGGTAGCAGCACTCGTAAATTTGAAGGTACAGGCTTAGGTTTAGCGATTTCGCGTAACTTAATTGAACTGATGGGAGGTACTATTACTCTAGAGAGTGCGGGAATAAATGAAGGCACTACAGTTAAGATTACTTTGCCAATCATTGATGCTTCTTCATTAGCTCTAACAAACAAAGAGAATAATAGCAAAAACCAGAAACTTTTACCTGGTAATGAAGGAATTAAAAGCACTAACTATTTGTCTGGCAATTATACAGAAGCAGTACTTTCAGAATCTAATGGAAATCAAGAATACTGCGAACTACAACCATTAGAAAAAGACTGTGAAGTTAGTCTTTATTGTAATTAG
- a CDS encoding LA_3751/LA_3752 family putative glycosyltransferase, whose amino-acid sequence MKALKINIPLAIILLGIIFSLYLLSRVPNDIYFSGDGGLKALLTQQFSSGKLDFDLKLTVPSWVHSLWNNGLYPFEPPFSYKIANRYYITFPFTFPLVTAPFYALFGYRGFYIVPLLSTWLIWINLYRICQFFKVSLLLTSVGLTTLIFASPLTMYSAMYWEHTLAVSLAFGGLAIILTKGQEAFTQKDAVISGILIGFSVWFRPEFLALAAILLPLIAVSYKWRIGSFNIIDQQKTLFIVALVTTIIGFFIANQLIYNHPLGAHALQVVEEFSLQTRLKTAKKIFGILWNNFQQYFPVIYFILVFTGVSVFYRPMKLTSVMQKIIVISTPFLFLVPILLPSDGGKQWGPRFLLILIPLLSLLTVFLLESTLSIKKFGIKYISSAVFVAFFVLGVHTNTVMGLNHSYYTGNTEVVDVLNYFRNNNQKVVAVAHQYVNQTFEPAFKDKIFLLTKTPEAVSKLGLALHEQGYQNFVYICPAYDPCYSSPTIPTVLNIAAKDKPLQIQFKQIKKNKKYIVQEANIVQATAK is encoded by the coding sequence ATGAAAGCACTAAAAATTAATATACCTTTAGCAATTATCTTATTAGGTATAATCTTTTCCTTGTACTTACTCTCAAGAGTACCTAATGATATTTATTTTAGTGGAGATGGTGGACTAAAAGCATTACTGACTCAACAGTTTAGTTCAGGCAAGCTCGATTTTGATTTGAAGTTAACAGTACCCTCATGGGTACATAGTCTTTGGAACAATGGATTATACCCTTTTGAACCACCTTTTAGTTATAAAATAGCTAATCGTTACTATATTACGTTTCCCTTTACTTTCCCTTTAGTAACAGCACCTTTTTACGCCCTATTCGGTTATCGAGGTTTTTATATAGTTCCATTATTATCTACTTGGCTTATTTGGATTAATCTTTATCGAATTTGCCAGTTTTTTAAAGTTAGTTTACTTTTAACATCTGTTGGTCTTACTACACTAATATTTGCTTCTCCACTTACTATGTATAGTGCTATGTATTGGGAACATACACTAGCAGTTAGTTTAGCTTTTGGAGGACTGGCAATTATATTAACTAAAGGACAAGAAGCTTTTACTCAAAAAGATGCTGTAATTAGTGGTATTTTAATTGGCTTTTCCGTTTGGTTCAGACCTGAGTTTCTTGCCTTAGCAGCAATTTTATTACCTTTAATTGCGGTTTCTTATAAATGGAGAATAGGTAGCTTCAATATTATTGACCAACAAAAAACATTATTTATCGTTGCCCTAGTTACAACAATTATTGGCTTTTTTATCGCTAATCAACTAATTTATAATCATCCTTTAGGCGCTCACGCGCTACAAGTTGTGGAAGAATTTTCACTACAAACAAGGTTAAAAACTGCTAAGAAAATTTTTGGCATATTGTGGAATAATTTCCAGCAATATTTTCCAGTCATATATTTCATACTTGTATTTACAGGGGTGTCAGTGTTTTATCGGCCTATGAAACTGACATCTGTGATGCAAAAGATTATAGTAATATCTACTCCATTCTTATTTTTAGTACCTATACTTCTACCTAGTGATGGCGGTAAGCAATGGGGGCCTAGATTTTTATTAATTTTGATTCCTCTGTTGAGTCTACTTACAGTATTTTTGTTAGAGTCTACTTTATCTATCAAAAAGTTTGGCATCAAATATATTAGTAGCGCTGTGTTTGTAGCATTTTTTGTGCTTGGTGTTCACACAAACACAGTCATGGGTTTAAATCACAGCTATTACACGGGAAATACTGAAGTTGTTGATGTTCTCAATTATTTCCGTAACAATAACCAAAAAGTTGTAGCGGTTGCTCATCAATATGTTAACCAAACTTTTGAGCCTGCTTTTAAAGATAAAATATTTTTACTCACGAAAACACCAGAGGCTGTGAGTAAGCTGGGTTTAGCATTGCATGAACAAGGCTATCAAAATTTTGTTTATATATGTCCTGCTTATGATCCTTGCTACTCTTCACCAACCATACCTACTGTATTAAATATAGCCGCCAAAGATAAACCTTTGCAGATTCAATTTAAACAAATCAAAAAGAACAAAAAATATATTGTTCAAGAGGCAAATATTGTGCAAGCAACAGCTAAGTAA
- a CDS encoding glycosyltransferase family 39 protein — MLYHDNNTLQTNILMNPGLPTTKLNKLVSIQTLALGAIAIAVVLRLVNLGSREFWYDEVLSLLLSTGQKNGYQTPGDIPVALAPYLSVFTIPVESGFGGVISSVKNLLLGLMGGEPHPPLFYLSQHFWLRLFGNREAAMRSLNTLLSIGAIASAYNLGKVVLGHRGGLLLAALLGLNPFYLFHSLNVRMYAPLVLWTTLSAAALLHLIEKPTTSNPDNTRRYSLLWNILLIGSIAAGLLTFYLYIFFVIALAVVVLYLDRRHWWQHGLRLGAGVILTTPWIFLGAIKQIRNADLKRFGVIKDSGSAILIHLQDTAKTLASNLILGDWVTSLPAISILIVGCLAIALIIASSLKLWQHGEQKKLTVALILGILPLLLGLLLDIASKKSTLNFGGGRTMIMILPGCLLLLTLWLEKVISTQWRTLVASCLLVLYLAIGVSDYSLRQRSVFHSIAKIATQQAQQPTLIAMNSKAWGHVARLAYYTPPTVPVMLLAQHPAKLADSLEKVLQDEPNKYSSVLWLDSENPVWSKLKTPADKEREQQKIQQILSKQFQLKQTQNLTGTMNLDNFIAKVYERTANN, encoded by the coding sequence TTGCTGTATCATGACAACAACACTTTACAAACAAATATATTGATGAATCCTGGGTTGCCAACTACAAAGCTAAATAAACTAGTTTCCATCCAAACATTAGCATTAGGCGCGATCGCTATTGCCGTAGTTCTACGGTTAGTCAATTTAGGTAGTCGAGAGTTTTGGTACGACGAAGTTTTATCTTTACTCTTGTCTACAGGGCAAAAAAACGGATACCAAACTCCTGGTGATATACCAGTAGCCTTAGCTCCATACTTATCGGTATTCACTATCCCTGTTGAATCTGGTTTTGGAGGAGTTATCTCAAGCGTCAAAAACTTACTTTTGGGTCTTATGGGGGGGGAACCACATCCACCACTATTTTATTTGAGTCAACATTTCTGGTTACGTCTGTTTGGTAACAGAGAAGCAGCAATGCGGAGTTTAAATACATTATTGAGCATTGGTGCGATCGCTAGTGCCTACAATTTGGGAAAAGTCGTCCTTGGACATCGGGGTGGGTTACTATTGGCTGCGTTGTTGGGACTCAACCCCTTTTATTTATTCCACTCCCTGAATGTGCGTATGTATGCACCTTTAGTTTTGTGGACAACATTAAGTGCAGCAGCGCTTCTCCATTTGATTGAAAAACCTACTACCTCAAACCCTGACAACACTCGCCGCTATTCGTTGCTGTGGAACATCCTTTTAATTGGTTCAATTGCTGCTGGCTTACTGACATTTTATTTATATATATTTTTTGTAATAGCTTTAGCTGTTGTAGTACTTTATCTTGACAGAAGACATTGGTGGCAGCATGGTTTGCGTTTAGGCGCGGGAGTAATACTAACTACCCCTTGGATTTTCTTGGGAGCTATCAAACAAATCCGTAATGCAGATTTAAAAAGATTCGGTGTTATTAAAGATTCTGGTTCAGCAATATTAATTCACTTACAAGATACAGCTAAGACTTTAGCAAGTAACTTAATATTAGGAGACTGGGTAACAAGCTTACCAGCAATCAGTATTCTTATAGTTGGTTGTTTAGCGATCGCTTTGATAATTGCCTCTAGCCTGAAACTTTGGCAACATGGTGAACAGAAAAAATTAACTGTAGCCTTGATACTGGGAATTTTGCCGCTATTATTGGGTTTATTATTGGATATTGCTAGCAAAAAATCAACTTTAAATTTTGGCGGCGGAAGAACTATGATTATGATTCTTCCTGGATGCCTATTACTTCTAACTTTGTGGTTAGAAAAAGTTATTTCTACGCAATGGCGGACACTGGTTGCTTCTTGTTTGTTAGTGTTATATCTCGCTATTGGTGTCAGTGATTATAGTTTACGGCAACGCTCAGTTTTCCATTCAATTGCCAAAATAGCAACACAACAAGCACAACAACCAACCTTAATCGCTATGAACTCTAAAGCTTGGGGTCATGTTGCGCGTTTAGCATACTATACTCCACCCACAGTCCCAGTAATGCTGTTAGCTCAACACCCTGCAAAATTGGCTGACTCACTAGAAAAAGTTCTCCAAGATGAGCCAAATAAATATTCTAGTGTGCTTTGGTTAGACAGCGAAAATCCGGTTTGGTCAAAATTAAAAACCCCAGCAGATAAAGAGAGAGAACAACAGAAAATCCAGCAGATATTATCCAAACAATTTCAACTCAAACAAACTCAAAATCTTACAGGAACTATGAATTTAGATAATTTCATAGCTAAAGTTTATGAACGCACTGCGAATAATTGA
- the cofH gene encoding 7,8-didemethyl-8-hydroxy-5-deazariboflavin synthase subunit CofH, translating into MNYKTIDAILERALVGDDISPQEGVVLLKQADTGAIAAIRTTADKLRQQQVSDTVTYVINRNINFTNICEQHCSFCAFRRDDGDDDAYWLDWAAILEKSYDAVQRGATEICMQGGLHPQAQINGKSLPYYLKLVETIKQEYPQIHLHAFSPQEVQFIARVDGLEYIDVISALQNAGVNSMPGTAAEVLDDEVRRILCPEKINTATWLEIIGTAHKLGLHTTSTILSGHIETPEQQIGHLEKLRSLQQTAINHQYPARITEFIVLPFVGQEAPKSLRRRVGRDQPVLADALLLGAVARIYLGNWIPNHQPSWVKLGLAGATEALVWGCNDIGGTLMEEHITTMAGAVGGTCMEVETLQSAIASLGRPYQQRDTLYYLVDSAKKLANGLIF; encoded by the coding sequence GTGAATTATAAAACGATTGATGCCATTCTTGAGCGTGCCTTGGTAGGAGATGACATATCCCCGCAAGAAGGAGTAGTATTACTCAAGCAAGCTGACACAGGGGCGATCGCAGCTATTCGCACCACGGCTGACAAACTCCGCCAGCAGCAAGTAAGTGATACGGTTACTTACGTAATTAACCGCAATATAAACTTTACTAACATTTGTGAGCAGCACTGTAGTTTTTGTGCTTTTCGCCGGGATGATGGAGATGATGACGCTTATTGGTTAGATTGGGCAGCCATTCTAGAAAAATCCTATGATGCTGTGCAGAGAGGGGCAACAGAAATTTGTATGCAGGGAGGATTGCACCCACAAGCGCAAATCAACGGTAAATCTCTACCTTACTATCTCAAATTAGTAGAAACTATCAAGCAAGAGTATCCGCAAATTCATCTCCATGCTTTCTCACCCCAAGAAGTGCAGTTTATCGCCAGAGTGGACGGACTGGAATATATTGATGTCATCTCTGCTTTGCAAAATGCTGGTGTTAATTCTATGCCAGGAACAGCAGCCGAAGTCTTGGATGATGAAGTGCGGCGCATACTCTGCCCAGAAAAAATTAATACTGCTACTTGGTTAGAAATTATAGGTACAGCCCACAAATTAGGTTTACATACCACCAGCACCATACTATCAGGACATATTGAAACTCCAGAACAACAAATTGGGCATTTAGAAAAATTGCGATCGCTACAACAAACAGCCATCAATCACCAATACCCAGCCAGGATTACAGAGTTTATTGTTTTGCCTTTTGTGGGTCAAGAAGCGCCTAAATCTTTACGTCGGCGTGTAGGACGCGACCAACCAGTGTTAGCCGATGCCCTCTTATTGGGTGCAGTAGCGCGGATTTATTTAGGTAATTGGATACCCAACCATCAACCAAGTTGGGTTAAATTGGGGCTAGCTGGGGCAACCGAAGCCCTAGTGTGGGGTTGTAATGATATTGGCGGCACATTGATGGAAGAACACATCACCACAATGGCTGGTGCTGTGGGTGGCACATGTATGGAAGTAGAAACATTGCAAAGTGCGATCGCTTCTTTAGGTAGACCATACCAACAACGAGATACGCTTTATTATCTCGTAGATTCAGCTAAGAAATTAGCTAATGGCTTGATTTTTTAA